Genomic DNA from Corticium candelabrum chromosome 5, ooCorCand1.1, whole genome shotgun sequence:
gatagtcaatgtttgccgatgtcaatttctatgtcagtaaataccataccactgtcgttacaacggaactgagtgcatacctagactgtacattccAAATGTCTTGCttacgatcgcaaaacgacgactacctataccaggcctctaGAGATAATTTAGActactactaggaagtttgcatgtttacttccatgacagctagagtttcaacaaatacatattgtctagctaggactcggcgtttcagtagacggtctgaaagctttgttggacgtgttactcaccaaccGGAGGATACGGCACAACGAGTTATCTAGTAGGTATGTATTTATGCAGAGGCGTCGCTGAACGTCCAAAATTGGGGGGGGGATAGCGCTAGGATTATTgtctattgtcaattgtctagacggccacgcctactaatattgggggGCCTGGCCCACCCAGGCTCCTATTGAGCGACGCCTCTGATTTATGTAATGGTTCCAGTTTTCCAAGTGCCTAGAGCTTTCTACAGTTTAGGCAGTCGTACTAAATGTGACCACATTGCAAATGTGGTTGTTCAGAAGTCCACAAATTTGCAGACCTGTATTCACTCTGAGCAAGTGAGTAGGCTTCAATGTGACAAATtcatattgattaattatcaCAAACTGAACCAGCAGCCAAAATAACTGAACCAGCAGTCAAACCACTATTATGAAACAAAAAGCCCTACAAGGATTTGTCCTTTGTGGAGTTTCAAATCAACTGTTCCCGCAGTTTCCTATAAATAGCTATACTAAATAAATAGAACATGGTGCCAGACCACGATAAGTCTAAATTTAGTTCGCCGTTGCTCCGCAACAGCAAGCAGTAACAATACGCTATTCATACTCCTCCTCGTCACCACTACTCGTGTTGAAGCTGGTTGGCGTAGCTACGGCACTGCCGCTGCTGCTGTCTGCAATCGTTTCAACTTGGAAGCCTTCATCAAAGTCACTTTCGATTTCACGTTCTAGTGCCGCTCGCTGGGTGTCGGACAGAATACAAGGGTGACGCTTCAACATTTCCTCTAAGTCACGAATTTCCTGATGAAGAGTGTCCAGTTGATACCGCAATTCCGTGTTCGTCTTTTCCAATTCTGTATGCCGATCGTGTACGTAAGCAGACTGTGCCTTTCGCTTGTTGCGACACTTGGCCGCCGCAACCTTGTTCTTTTCTCGTCTGAGCTGTCGTTTCTCCAGCTCCTCGGGAGTTGGATTCTCTTTTTGCCTCTTTGGCTCTGGTTCAGTGTAGGTAACGCCTCGTGAAGCAAGAACGCTCCTCAAAAGGTCTTTGCCGTTGACAGTGAAATTGTAGGAGGGCGAGTAAGTGCACATGGTCGCTAGAGGATAGACGACATCGCCGCTAAGAAATCTTGCAGCCTGCATGACAGAAACTAAATATCAATTACGCCTGTACTCGCTAGAGAAGGATGCGGATGCACACACCGGAAGTGCATTGTTCATGTATAACAGTACGTTTTTAGCCAAGCAATACCTTACTTGGTAATATTGCAACGTATCCAGCACGTGACTCACCTCGATAGATGAAACGACGGCGTCTAGAGCTGAACGTTCGACGAAACTCATTTTCTCTTTTGTTTGTGAACACCAGAGAATACGTCCGAATCACAAGATTGTGTCCTACAGAAAGTGCACACGGTTGTCGACACCTGTTTCCGTCGGTTGTGTGTGCCAGTTGCTTCGACGCAGCTCATTATATAGAGGTAGGGGCGTAGCTAACACGTGATTCGTGGACTGGCATCTAGGATGATGTAACCTTCTAAAAATATCTCATGGACCACCTTCGCCTCGACCCTGTAATCTGAAGAGAAGCCGGTACGTCGAATCATGTCCGAATAGTAGATGTAGTTCTATGTCCAAATTTTGTCTTTAGAATTGCAGCGGTTTAGCCCCTCATCAATCGACCTCGCTCTGTTCGCAGAAATTGCTTGTAGATCTTGCCCTATGACCTCTGACACACGGTTGATCGGATGACCTGTATTGTATTCTGCTATCAACAACGCGGTAACTCCCATGGAGCTCCGACAACATTGCCAGCTGCAGACCGACAAGTGTCTAGATAGACTAGTACTGTAGAGTTCTTGCTTGCAAATTGTCAACTATATTTACACACTATGCTAAATAAAGTCTGGACAGTTTCTGTACTACTGGGTACACCAGCAGCAGGGCTAGCGGTCGTCTCATTGCAGACTACACATACTGCTTCCTCTCTGAGCCAGGTGCTGCGGGACTTTGGTTGTTCTGTTGCCTTGTAATCTATACAATACCTTTAAGGAAAGAAACGTACAGGTCATTGGGATTCGATCATGTGACCACAAGTACTAGTGAAAACCATACGTACCTCCAGGCACTCAAGTAAGTCAATTGACTCATTGTGATCAATGTCTATTGATGACAGGATTTCCTTCACTTGTACTGAGGTAAACAGACACCCACTCTTGTCAAGAATTGCCTCCAGTTCCTGACAATCAATAGTCTACAAATGCATGCACTTATCAAGATTTCATTGCATACTGGAATTCATGcagccaacagacagacagatcaactcGTAgttacattttgtttgttgctagagtcatgtttcaaatatattaCGACATAATGTattgacagccagacagacaaacagacacacaggaaGTTGACCTACTATGAAAAAGAAAACATCCCGGTGGGTTAATTGTGTCTGAGAGTtgttccactagtcttggaacattcAGCAGATGGGACAAGAAGGCAGAATCCTATTTCGATAATTTGTCTAACCATTCCAGAGATGACTTTGGGAGACCAAAcagggcagacagacagatcaaaaGATCCAGAGATGAGTTTAAGAACAATTGGAGGTAGAGGTTTGCACTATGCAGCTGCAACTGTGCAATGCAGGTGTGTTCCTGAGGTTTCAGCCTCAAAGGACAGTCATAAACAATTAGAGACTGCATGGGACCACAAGTCCCTTCTGTCCCTTCTGTCTAGTCTATTGTGTACATTGTatgtgtatatttatttagtgTAGAGCCGTACTAAATGAactttaacagacagacaaatacatgtacatgtaggcAGACGACCTAGACTTTTTGCTGTATTGTTCTATATGTCTTAATTAGTTACTGGCATGGCCCCTACCCAATGAGCACTCTCGTAGACTGTGCAGTAATAGTATTCCCACATAGTttagttattgcacacatacCGTAGTTATTGCACATAACTGCACACATAACCGTAGTTATACCCATACGGTAGTTACTAGCTGCCCGCTTCCACAGttattgcatgcacacactgcATGGAACTGATTGTGATATTGATCTTGAACCTCAACACCTCCACAAACAActaggggtgcatttctttaatCTCCACAAGctaatccggttgagctcTACTGGATTAACCGGAAGTATTCCACTGGAATGGTTTAGCATGGAATAAAGAAACATGCACATTGAGTTAGTAGTGCGATCTTGTCCTTTGGCATGTCTATGGCTGCATTTGCagcttctgtgtttgttttgttgtttgaagACACGGATCTGTTGCTGCTGACTGCTTGGCTTCATTTCCACACGCATGTACTAATTGGCCACGCCTATCTCCACACAAACTAATTGAACTTTTCGCTGGATTAATTTGTGGAGTTTGGGTGAGCTCAACCAGATTAGGTTGTGgagttaattaaagaaacgcACCCTAGGACATCTTATGCAAACTGCAAAACTTCACCAATAAGCTAACAAGTCAAATGAGAAAAGAAAAATATTGTCTCAGTCAGTCAAGTGCAGCGGACAAAATTAAGCCATCTCTGACTAAATAGTCGAAACTGTTGCCAGTTAAACCAGAAATGCTGACTACATGACAGTCTACTAGCTCAAACGCTCATTGGGGAGAGGCCGCGTGCCAGTAACTACAACAGTTATCACCCCCATTCCAGAGCAATATGGATATCATATTTCTTGCCTCTCACCATCTATTGCACGCCTGCGACTCATGTAATAGACGGTACTTgggcaataaatatgatattacTCTGGAATGCGGGTGATAGTCTGCTGTAGACTAGTGGCTCGCAGATTGCCATTTATACCCCATCAC
This window encodes:
- the LOC134180080 gene encoding cyclic AMP-dependent transcription factor ATF-3-like, giving the protein MSFVERSALDAVVSSIEAARFLSGDVVYPLATMCTYSPSYNFTVNGKDLLRSVLASRGVTYTEPEPKRQKENPTPEELEKRQLRREKNKVAAAKCRNKRKAQSAYVHDRHTELEKTNTELRYQLDTLHQEIRDLEEMLKRHPCILSDTQRAALEREIESDFDEGFQVETIADSSSGSAVATPTSFNTSSGDEEEYE